The Mesorhizobium opportunistum WSM2075 DNA window GTTGTCGCGATAGAGCGTGGACGTGTCGATGAAGAGCTTGCGCACTTCCTGGCGAAACTCGTCGCGGTTGGTGGGCGGCACGACCTCGATGCGCCTCGCGATCACCTCGGGAAAGGAGGACAGCCAGCGCCGGGCGAGGTCCAGGAGAATGGCTTCCTTGTTGGGAAAGTATTGGTAGACCGAACCGACCGACAGGCCGGCGCGCCGGGCAATGGCGAGCGTCGTCGGCGCCTTGGTTCCCTGCTCCCGCGTCAAGACCAGCGCCGCGTCGAGAATCCGGTCGACCACCTTGCTCGACCGCTGTTGCCGCGGCTGCTTGCGCGGTTCGAGCGCCATCCTGGTTTCGCGGCTGAGACTGCGCTTCACTGCTCGATGTCCTCGTTCCCTGCCGGGTCTCAATACGGGTGCAGGTGCTGTCCAATACATTCGAAATTCGGTACGTTGACAAACGCGAATAATTAGTCGCATTCTTTTATCCACGCTGTTTTCAGGGATCACAAGGGGAATTTCCAGAGACAGCGCACTGGCATCATTTTTCGTCCGATAGCGCCGCTGCGGTGACGTGGCAGGTTGTCGGACAAGAGGATTGCCGGTCTCAGTCAGTCGTCAAAGCGCGGAGTCGCGATGTCTGTCACAGGTGCGGGTCACAATGCGGATCTGATCGTCATCAATGGTCATGTGCTGACCATGGACGATGACAATCCCACCGCCGAGGCCGTTGCCGTCAAGGACGGCACCATCATCGCCATCGGCGGCCGTGCCTCCATCGAAGAGCTCAAAGGTCCGGTCACAAAGGTGATCGACGCCAAGGGCGGTTCGGTGATCCCGGGCTTCATCGAAGCCCACATGCATCTGTTCTCCGGCGGGGCCGAGCTCGCGCATCTTCAGCTTGGCGGTGTCCATGGCTTCGAGGCGTTGCAAAAGGCGATCCGCGACTATGCGCCGACACGGCCACATGCCACGATGCTGGTCGGGCAGGGCGTCGACTACACCGTGCTTGGCAGCGAGCGGGTGACGCGCCACCATCTCGACCAAATCCTGCCGGACCGGCCCTTCTGCATGGCTGCGCCCGACCATCACACGATGTGGGCCAACACCAGGGCGCTGGAGATGGCCGGCATCCTGCACGGACGCACGCTTGGTCCGGGCAACGAGATCGTCATGGGTGACGATGGGCTGGCAACGGGTGAATTGCGCGAGGGCGAGGCCTTCGGTCCGGTGCTCGACCTTGCCGGCGAGAGCCGGGTGCGGCTGGGGCTGGCGACAGGCGGCGAGCCGGACCCGATGCCGTCGGCGGAAGAACGCGCCGCCGACCGCGACATCATGCGGCGTGGGCTTGCCTGGTGCACGCGCCACGGCATCACCTCGATCCAGAACATGGACGGCAATCTCTACCAGCTCGAGCTGCTGGCCGAAATCGACGCCGCGGAAGGCTTGCCCTGCCGCGTCCAGATCCCGTTCCACTACAAGAATTTCATGACGCTCGACATGCTCGACAAGGCGTTCGTGATGAACGAGCGCTACAACAGCGAGTGGCTGTCTTCGGGCATGGTCAAGGTGTTCTACGACGGCGTGCTCGATTCCTGGACGGCGGTGATGGTCGAGCCTTATGCCGATCGCACCGACTGGGTCGGCGAGCCGCTGTTCACGCCGCAGCAGTTCATCGATCTGGCGGTTGCCGTCGACAAACGTGGACTGCAGATTGCCGTGCACTCGATCGGCGACGGCGCGGTCCGCGCCGTGCTCGACGGCTACGAGGCGGCGCAAAAAGCCAATGGCAAGCGCGACAGCCGGCATCGCGTCGAACATATCGAGGTCACAACCGCATCGGACGTGCCGCGCTTCGCCGAACTCGGTGTCATCGCCTCCATGCAGCCGCCGCATCCGCCCGGCGCCATGGATTTTCCGCTGGAGCCGACCGTGTCGCGCATCGGGCCGGCCCGTTGGCCGCTGAGCTATGCCTGGCGGACCTTGAAGAATGCCGGCGCGCATGTCGTGTTCGCATCGGACTGGCCGGTATCGCCGATCGATCCGATCCTGGGCATTCAAGCGGCAGTGATGCGCAAACCATGGGCAGAAAGCGACCCGGACCAGAGCTTCTCGCTGCATGAATCGCTTGCCGCCTACACGGTGGAGGGTGCCTATGCGGAGTTCGCCGAGCACCGCAAGGGTATGCTGAAACCAGGCTATTTGGCCGATCTGGTGGTTTTATCTGCCGATATCGAGAAGACGGCGCCGGCCAATCTGCACAGACTGCGGCCGGTGACGACGATCTGCGGCGGCAAGGTCACCTATCAGGCCTGACAATGGCATGCGGCTTGCTAGCCGAATGAATGACTACTGAACTGTGATTCAATGCCGGACTTGCCAACCTACCGGCCGTGTGGTCACATCCAACAGGGGAAAAACCTCGCCAGCAAGAGCGGGGTCAACAGTGAGGCGTATCGTGCCGGAAAAACCGGATCGGAATGCAATTGAAGTCGTAAACGTCAGTAAAATTTTCGGATCAGGGGAAGGGCAGGTCGCTGCCCTCGACACGGTCTCGGTAACCATCCGCGAAAACGAGTTCTTCACGCTGCTGGGACCATCCGGCTGCGGCAAGACCACGCTGCTGCGGCTGATCGCCGGCTTCGATTTTCCAACCGCCGGCGAGATCCTGCTTTACGGCCAGGACATCGCACCGTTGCCGCCCTTCAAGCGGCCGGTCAACACCGTCTTCCAGTCCTACGCGCTGTTTCCGCACATGACGGTGGCCGACAATATCGGCTTCGGCCTTGAAATGCTGGGCAAGCCCAAGGCCGAGATCAAGGCACGCGTCGCCGAGATGCTGAAGCTGGTCAAGATGGAAGCGCTGGCGGGCCGGCGCACCAGCCAGATCTCCGGCGGCCAGCAGCAGCGCGTGGCACTGGCCCGGGCGCTGGCGCCGCAGCCCAAAGTGCTGTTGCTCGACGAACCACTATCCGCACTCGACTACAAGCTGCGCAAGGAGATGCAGATCGAACTGAAGCGGCTGCAGCACGAGACCGGCATCACCTTCATCTTCGTCACCCACGACCAGGAAGAAGCGCTGACGATGTCGGACCGCATCGCGGTGATGTCGTCGGGCAAGATCCTGCAGGTCGGCTCGCCCTGGGACATTTACGACAAGCCGGCGGAACGCTTCGTCGCCGACTTCATCGGCGAAACCAACTTTCTCACCGCGGCGATAACGGGCATCGGCAACGGAAGGGCTCGCGCGACGCTCAAATCCGGCACGGCCATCGAGGCGACCATTGCCGAAGGCTTCCAGCCAAAGGACAACGCCACCGTGGTGGTGAGGCCCGAGCATGCCAAGCTGACGAGGGACAAGGGCGACCTCGCGGGCACGGTCGAAAACATCGTCTATTTCGGCACTGACACGCATATCCATGTCCAGCTCGACAGCGGCGAGGCCTTCACCGTGCGCCAGCAGAACACGCGCAGCGCCGGCTGCGGTTTCGAACGTGGCGACAAGGTCGGCATCATGATCGGCAACGACGCCGCGCAAGTGCTGAGGGACTGATGGCCACCGCGGAAGAAGTCGCCAAGGCAGCGGAGCGGCGCGATGTGCGTGACCGCTGGCTGTTGTCAGCACCGGCGCTGCTGGTCATTCTGTTTGCCGCGACCGGCCCGTTGCTGATCGTGCTTGTCTATTCGTTCCTGACGCCAGGCGCCTATGGCGACGTGAAATGGCAGTTCTCGTCCGACGCCTGGACATCGGTGCTGCTGGAGCGCGACATTTTCGACGATACGCTTTCGCTCGCGGCGGCGCATGTCACCATCTTTTGGCGTTCGATAAAGCTTGCGGTGGTGACGACGCTCGCGACCTTGGCGCTCGGTTTCCCGACCGCCTATTTCATGGCAACGCGCAGCGAAAAGACCAGGGATCTCTGGCTGTTCCTGATCACTATCCCGTTCTGGACCAACCTCCTGATCCGGACCTTCGCCGTGCTGCAGATCATTCGCAACGAAGGCATCATCAACACGATCCTCTTGAAGCTCGGCATCGTCTCGGCGCCGGTCCAGATCCTCTACACCGACACGGCGATCCTGGTCGGCATGGCCTATGTCTACCTGCCGCTGATGGTGCTGCCGATCTATGCCAGCATGGAGAAGCTCGATTTTCGTTTGGTCGAGGCGGGCTATGATCTCTACGCGACACGCTTCAAGGTGCTGCGCAAGATCATTTTCCCGCTGGTCAAACCCGGCGTCATCGCCGGCTCGATCCTGGTTTTCATCCCCGCACTTGGCGCCTATGTGACGCCGAGCGTGCTTGGCGGCGGCAAGAACATGATGCTGTCCAACCTGATCGAACTGCAGTTCGGCCAGGGCCGCAACTGGCCGCTCGGCTCGGCGCTGTCGATCACGGTGATGATCATCGTCATGGTGGCGCTGCTGGCGTATGTGCGCAATGCCGGCAAGTCGGGGGTGCGTCATGGCTGACAACTTCTCCATCAAGCACCAGCCGGGGTTCACGGCGATCGCCGCGACCTGCTTCGTCGTGCTCTATCTGCCCATCATGGTGCTGGTCATCTACGCCTTCAACGCGGCCAGCTCGACATCGGAATGGGGCGGGTTTTCGTTCAAATGGTTCCAGTCGGCGTACCAGAACACGCAGGTCATCGATGCGACGCTGCGATCCTTCCAGATCGGTTCCATCGCGGCGGTGCTTTCGACCATCTTCGCCACCATGGCCGCGCTCGCCACCACGCGCACGGCATCCTATCCCGGCCTCACCTTCAAATACGCGGCAATCAACCAGCCGCTGATGGTGCCCGAGATCGTCACCGGCGTGGCGCTGCTGATCTTCTTCTCGCGCATCAAGATCTTCACCGGCTATTCGGGGATAGGCTACCTGGTCGCCGCGCATACGGCGTTCTGCATTCCCTTCGCCTACCTGCCGATCCGGGCGCGGCTGGAGAATATGGACCTGACGCTGGAACGTGCCGCAGCCGACCTCTACGCGACGCCGTGGAAGACCTTCCGCCGCATCACGCTGCCGCTTTTGTGGCCCGGCATCCTGGCCGGACTGATGCTGGCCTTCGTCATCTCGCTCGATGACGTGGTCATCACCGAGTTCGTCAAATCGGGCGGCCAGGACACGCTGCCCACCTACATGCTCGGCCAGATCCGCCGCGGCATCACACCCGAGATCAACGCGATATCGACCGCTTTCCTGCTGCTTTCGGTCGCGATCGTCACGTTGTTTTTCTTCGTCAGCAGGAAACGAGACTGAAACCTGAAATGGGAGTTAGAACGATGAACTGGAAGACAACAGCGACCGCCATGGGGTTGGCGTTGCTCGCATCGACGGGGCTTGCCCGCGCCGAGGGCGTGCTCAACATCTACAATTGGGGCAACTACACCAGCCCCGACGTGATCAAGAAGTTCGAGGACAAATACAAGGTCAAGGTGACCATCACCGACTACGATTCCAACGACACCGCGCTTGCCAAGATTCGCCAGGGCGGCACCGGTTTCGACATCGCGGTTCCGTCGCAGACCTATGTGCCGATCTGGATCAAGGAAGGTCTCGTGCTGGAGACCGATCCAGGCAAGATGGAGAACTTCAAGAACGTGGCGCCGGAATGGGCCAATCCTGAATTCGACCCTGGCCGCAAATATTCCGTGCCATGGGCCTGGGGCACGATCGGCGTCGTCGTCAACACCGATGCCTACAAGGGCCCGGCCGACACGTGGGGTATTGTCTTCAACACGCCGGACGAACTGAAGGGCAAGGTCAATGTCGTCCCGGAAATGGGCGACGTCATCTTCGCGGCGATCAAATATGTCGGCGGCCAGCAGTGCACCGATGACAAGGCGGTGCTGAAGAAGGTGCGTGACCTCTTGGTGGCGGCCAAGCCGAACTGGATCGCCATGGAATACAACACCATCGAAAAGATGGGCGCCGGCGACTTCAAGGCAACCAGCGACTGGAACGGCTCGGCGCTGCGCCAGCGGCTGGCCAACCCGGCCATCCACTACAATTATCCGAAGGAAGGCTTTGGCCTGTGGAGCGACAACGTCGTCGTCCTCAAGGAAGCCAAGAACGTCGAAAACGCCAAGCTGTTCCAGAACTTCATCATGGATCCGGAAAACGCGGCTGGCCTCTCGGCCTTCCACCGCTATGCCAACGCCATCACCGGCTCGGACAAGTACATGCCGGCCGACATGAAGGACGCACCGGAAGTCGTCATTCCGGCCGACGCCAAGCCGAAAGGCGAATTCCAGAAGATGTGCCCGCCTGAAACGCAGGAACTCTACACCAAAATCTGGACCGAGCTGCAGAAGTAATCGCGACGCGACGGACCCGGCGGTACACGCCTCCGGGTCTTTTTTTTTGTTCCGGGAATGGCTTTCATGGACTCCTATCGCAACAGCGATCCGCGGCCGCCGATCATGCAAGGCTCGCCGCCGGCCATGGTGCCGCCGAAGCTCGACTGGGACAGGCCGCCATGGAACCGCTGGGCGTTCCAGCACATCAGGGAAATTCTGCCGACCGCCGAAGTCTGGCGCGGCAATGGGCATCGCCACCGCCTCGAACGCGCCGAGGTCGATCTCGACGGGCTGCCGGTCGAGGGCAGCGAGGGTCTGCCTTCGACGCTCGCCGGGCTGCTCGACGAGACCTACACGGATGGCATCCTGGTGCTCAAAAACGGCAAGGTCGCCTATGAGCGCTATTTCAACGGCATGGACGAGCGCACGCTGCATCTGTCGCAGTCGATGGCGAAGTCCGTCACCGGATCGGTGTTCGGCATATTGGCCGACCGTGGCCTGATCGATCCAGCCAAGGCGGTGACCGACTACCTGCCAGAGCTGAGGGCAACGGGATGGGCCGGGGCCAGCGTCCAGCATGTGCTGGACATGACCACGGGCGTGCGCTTCTCCGAGGAATACACCGACCGCTATTCCGACATCGGCCAGGTCGATGTCGCGACCGGCTGGAAGCCGGTGCCGCCAGGCAGCGATCCGGATTTTCGCTGGCCTTCGCACATGTTCGAACTGATCCTGGGCTTGAAGGACACAATCCGTCCGCACGGAGCGAAATTCGAGTACCGCTCGATCGAGACCGACGTGCTCGCCTTCATCATGGAACGGGTGACGGGCAAGCGGCTGGCGCAGCTGGTCTCGGAAGAACTTTGGCAAAAGCTCGGCGCCGACGAAAGCGCCTGCTTCACCGTCGACAGCGCCGGCTATGCGCTCGCCGATGGTGGTTTCAATGCAACGTTGCGCGACTATGGCCGCTTCGGCCAGATGATCCTCGGCAATGGCAGCGGCATCGTGCCGGCCGAATGGATCGAGACGACACGCAATGGCAGGCATGGCCCCGATTTTTCCGCCAGCCTGCCGGAAGGCAGCTACCGCAACCAGTTCTGGATCGAGGATCCCAGCTCGCGCGCGCTGATGTGCCGGGGCGTGTTCGGGCAGATGATCCATATCGACTGGAACACGGGAATGGTCGTGGTGAAGCTGTCGAGCTATCCGGACTTCAACAACCTCGCCTACTCCATGGCGACATTGAAGGCCGTGCATGCCATCGCCGCCGCGTTGAGCTGAGCCCCCCTAGACTCCAAGAGGAAACGCCATGACCGGTACGACCGTGTTCGAGACCCGCTACGGCTTCCGTCGCAACGAGGTGCTGCTCGCCAACTGGCGCGAGAGCCCGTTCAACCGATGGTCGTTCCAGAACCTCGGCGAACTGGTGCCGACGGCGCGCGTCACGGCGGCCGGGGGCATCGAGGCCCCGATGCAGGATCTCGGTGGCCTGCTTGGCGAAAAGGTCTCGGTCGCCAGCGCGCCGGAAACGGTGGCCGAATTTCTCGTCCGCTCCAGCACCGATGCGCTGACGGTGATGAAAGGCGGCAGGACCATTGGCGACTGGTTCGCGCCGCACATGGATTTCGGCGCCCGCCACATCATCTTCTCGATCAGCAAGTCGGTGACCGCCATCGTTGCCGGCATACTGGAAGCCGAGGGGGTGTTCGATCCGGAAGCGCCGGTGACGCACTACATTCCGGAAGCCGCCGGTTCGGCCTATGGCGATGCCAGCGCACGGCATGTGCTCGATATGAGCGTCAGTCTCGATTTCGAGGAAGCCTATCTCGATCCGGAAAGCGCCTTTGCCCGCTATCGCCGGGCGACGCTGTGGAACCCGGGCGGCGGCACCGAAAGCCTGCGCGAATTCATCCTGACCTTGCAGCGGCTGGCCGAGCCGCATGGCCAGACCTTCCGCTACCGTTCGCCCAATTCCGACCTGCTCGGCCTGCTGCTGGAGCGCGCCTCGGGCCAGCGCTTCAACGATCTGATGCGTGAGAAGCTCTGGCTGCCGCTCGGCGCCGTCAGCGAGGCTTCTATCGGCGTCGACATGGAAGGCACGGCACGCACCGCCGGCGGCATTTCGGTGACGCCGCGCGATCTGGCGCGCATCGGCGAATTGATGCGTCAGGGCGGGGTGGCCAATGGCCGGCGCATCGTGCCGGAGGCCTGGGTGCGCGACACGACCAGCACCGGCGGCAGTGCGGAAGCCTGGCAGCGCGGCGCCATGCTGCCACTGTTCCCTAGGGGGCGCTATCGCAACAAATGGTACCAGACCGGACACGAGAACGGCGCCTATTGCGGCATCGGCATCCATGGCCAGTGGCTCTATATCGACCCCAGGACCGAAGTGGTGATCGCCAAGATGTCGTCGCAGCCGGAGCCGGTCGACGATGCGCTCGATCTCGAGCTTGTGGCGTTTTTCGAAGCGCTGAGCCGGATGGTCTAAGCGCCTCCTGCCACCAAATTAGCGTGCGCTTTCCTGTGGACCCGCCGGGCTGACGAAAGCGCGGCGGTTGGCGGACCGGATGTCAGCGCCTATGGTCGCCGCTCTTTTCGAAGCGAGTGGGAATGACATGGCATCCGACATCAAGCGCATCGCAGCCATCATCGCGACCGAGATCGCCGCGCGGCCCGAGCAGGCGGCAGCGGCGATCGAACTGCTCGATGAGGGCGCTACTGTGCCGTTCGTTGCGCGCTACCGCAAGGAAGTGACCGGCGGGTTGGACGATACGCAGCTACGCGACCTTGCCGAGCGGCTCGCCTATCTGCGCGAACTCGATGCACGGCGTGACACGATCCTGGGCTCCATCCGAGAGCAGGGCAAGCTGACCGACGAACTCGAGGGCAAGATCATCGCCGCCGCCACCAAGGCGGAGCTGGAAGACATCTACCTGCCCTACAAGCCCAAGCGCCGCACCAAGGCCGAGATCGCCCGGGAGCGCGGGCTGGGGCCGCTGGCGGAGGCCATCCTCGCCGATCGTTCGCTCGTGCCTGCCGAACTGGCGCTGGCCTATGTCAGCCAAGAGGTGGCCGATGCCAAGACCGCATTGGAAGGCGCGCGCGACATCCTGTCGGAACAGTTCGCCGAAAATGCCGATCTGGTCGGCAAATTGCGGACCTACATGAAGGAACGCGCCTTTATGCGCGCCAGGGTGGTCGACGGCAAGCAGGAGGCCGGCGCGAAATTCTCCGACTATTTCGACCATGTCGAACGCTGGGCTAATGTGCCGAGCCACCGCGCGCTGGCCATGCTGCGTGGGCGCAATGAGGAGGTGCTGTCGCTCGATATCGAGGTCGATGCCGATGACACCTCGCCGGTGAAGCCGGTCGAGCGAATGGTCGCCAATGCCTATGCCATCGGCGGCAGCCTGCCGGGCGACCGCTGGCTGATGGAGGTCGCGGGCTGGACGTGGCGGATCAAGCTTTCGCTGCACCTGACGCTCGATCTGATGCGCGACCTGCGCGAACGGGCCGAGGAAGAGGCGATCCATGTCTTTGCCCGCAATCTGAAGGATTTGCTGCTCGCCGCGCCGGCTGGCTCACGGCCGACGATGGGGCTCGACCCCGGCATCCGCACCGGCGTCAAGGTGGCGGTGGTCGACGGCACCGGCAAGGTGCTGACGACGATGACCGTCTACCCGTTCCCGCCGAAGAACGATGTGAGGGGCACGCAGGCGGAACTCGCCAGGCTCGTTCGCCTGCACAAGGTCGAGCTGATTTCCATCGGTAACGGCACCGGCAGCCGCGAGACGGAGAAGCTGGTGGCGGATATGCTGTCCGACATGCCGTCGGATGGCGGGCCAAAGCCGCTCAAGGTGATCGTCAGCGAGGCGGGCGCCTCGGTCTATTCTGCATCGGCGACGGCGGCGGCTGAATTCCCCGGCCTCGACGTGTCGCTGCGCGGCGCGGTGTCGATCGCACGGCGGCTGCAGGATCCGCTCGCCGAACTGGTCAAGATCGAGCCGAAGTCGATCGGCGTCGGCCAGTACCAGCACGATGTCGACCAGTACCGGCTTGGCCGGTCGCTGGAAGCGGTGGTTGAGGACGCGGTCAACGCGGTCGGCGTCGATCTCAACACGGCTTCGGCGCCATTGCTGGCGCGGGTTTCGGGCCTTGGCGCATCGCTGGCCGATGCCATCGTCGCGCATCGCGACGCGACCGGCCCCTTTGCCAGCCGCAAGGATCTGCTGAAAGTGCCGCGGCTCGGACCTCGCGCGTTCGAACAGTCCGCCGGCTTCCTGCGTATTGCCAATGGCAGCGAGCCGCTCGATGCCTCCTCGGTGCATCCGGAAGCCTATGGCGTGGCCAAGAAGATCGTCGCCGCCTGTGGGCGGGATGTCCGCGCGCTGATGGGCGACAGCGCGGCGCTCAAGGCGCTCGACCCACGCGTCTTCGTCGACGAGCGTTTCGGCCTGCCGACGGTGCGCGACATCCTGGCCGAGCTGGAAAAGCCCGGCCGCGATCCGCGTCCCGGCTTCAAGACGGCGACCTTCGCCGAGGGCGTCGACGACATCAAGGATCTGAAGCCCGGCATGCTGCTGGAAGGCACCGTCACCAATGTCGCCGCCTTCGGCGCCTTCATCGATATCGGTGTCCACCAGGACGGGCTGGTGCATGTCTCGCAACTGGCCGACCGCTTCATCAAGGACGCGCATGAGGTGGTCAAGGCCGGCGACGTGGTCAAGGTGCGCGTCGTCGATGTCGACATCAAGCGCAAGCGCATCGCGCTCTCCATGCGCAAGGATGGCGGCGAGGGCGGCGCATCGAGAGGGCCACGCGACAATGGTGGCGGCAAGCCGGCGCCACGTTCGCCGCTGCCGCAGCGCCAGCCGGAACGGCCGGCCCAGCAAGGCGCGTTTGGCGCCGCGCTGGCGGATGCGCTGAAGCGGAAGTAGCTACCACGCCAGAACAGCCGGCTCCTTTTCGAGCTGGCCCAGCAGCCAGTCGCGGAAACTGGCGACGGGCATGTGGCCGCGCTTGCCGTGCGGGACGACGAGATAATAGGCGCTGCGGCTTTGCATGGGCTGGCCGGGTGCGGGCACGAGCTGACCGCGCTGCAATTCGCCGGCGATGAGGATCAGCGGCAACAACGCGACGCCGAGCCCTGCCATGCACGCTTGGGCGGCCGTGCCGAACTGCTCGAACTGCATGCCCGGTCCGGTCGGGGCGCTCAGGCCCTGGTGCTCGAACCATTCGGTCCAGGCGCCGGGTCGCGTCGCCATGTGCAGCAGCGGCAAGCGGCCAATATCGGCCGGCGTGGCAATGGCTCGGCCGGCGAGGAATTCCGGCGACACCACCGGCGCCACCGTCTCGCGCACCAGGAGCGTCGAGTCCGCCTCCGGCCAATCCGGCAGGCCGTAGTGGATGGCGGCGTCCAGCCTCTCCCGGGCGAAGTCGAAGCGGCCGACGCGGGTGACGAAGTTGATGGTGATATCGGGATTGTTCTCGACGAAATCGGGGATCATGGGCATCAGCCAGCGCGTGCCGAACGTCGGCAAGATGGCCAGGTTCAGGATGCCGCTATGTCGATTGCTCATCAATCCAAGGGCTGCGTCGCGCAACTGGCCGAGGGCCGAACGCACGGCGTCGGCATAGATTTCGCCGGCTGTCGACAGCCGGACATTGCGGCTGTCGCGCTCGAACAGCCGGCGGCCGAACTGGTCCTCGAGTACCCTGATCTGCCGACTGACCGCGCCCTGGGTCAGATCCAGTTCCTGCGCGGCGGCGGTGAAACTGCCAAGCCGGGCCACCGCCTCGAAG harbors:
- a CDS encoding extracellular solute-binding protein; translation: MNWKTTATAMGLALLASTGLARAEGVLNIYNWGNYTSPDVIKKFEDKYKVKVTITDYDSNDTALAKIRQGGTGFDIAVPSQTYVPIWIKEGLVLETDPGKMENFKNVAPEWANPEFDPGRKYSVPWAWGTIGVVVNTDAYKGPADTWGIVFNTPDELKGKVNVVPEMGDVIFAAIKYVGGQQCTDDKAVLKKVRDLLVAAKPNWIAMEYNTIEKMGAGDFKATSDWNGSALRQRLANPAIHYNYPKEGFGLWSDNVVVLKEAKNVENAKLFQNFIMDPENAAGLSAFHRYANAITGSDKYMPADMKDAPEVVIPADAKPKGEFQKMCPPETQELYTKIWTELQK
- a CDS encoding amidohydrolase, whose product is MSVTGAGHNADLIVINGHVLTMDDDNPTAEAVAVKDGTIIAIGGRASIEELKGPVTKVIDAKGGSVIPGFIEAHMHLFSGGAELAHLQLGGVHGFEALQKAIRDYAPTRPHATMLVGQGVDYTVLGSERVTRHHLDQILPDRPFCMAAPDHHTMWANTRALEMAGILHGRTLGPGNEIVMGDDGLATGELREGEAFGPVLDLAGESRVRLGLATGGEPDPMPSAEERAADRDIMRRGLAWCTRHGITSIQNMDGNLYQLELLAEIDAAEGLPCRVQIPFHYKNFMTLDMLDKAFVMNERYNSEWLSSGMVKVFYDGVLDSWTAVMVEPYADRTDWVGEPLFTPQQFIDLAVAVDKRGLQIAVHSIGDGAVRAVLDGYEAAQKANGKRDSRHRVEHIEVTTASDVPRFAELGVIASMQPPHPPGAMDFPLEPTVSRIGPARWPLSYAWRTLKNAGAHVVFASDWPVSPIDPILGIQAAVMRKPWAESDPDQSFSLHESLAAYTVEGAYAEFAEHRKGMLKPGYLADLVVLSADIEKTAPANLHRLRPVTTICGGKVTYQA
- a CDS encoding serine hydrolase domain-containing protein, translating into MTGTTVFETRYGFRRNEVLLANWRESPFNRWSFQNLGELVPTARVTAAGGIEAPMQDLGGLLGEKVSVASAPETVAEFLVRSSTDALTVMKGGRTIGDWFAPHMDFGARHIIFSISKSVTAIVAGILEAEGVFDPEAPVTHYIPEAAGSAYGDASARHVLDMSVSLDFEEAYLDPESAFARYRRATLWNPGGGTESLREFILTLQRLAEPHGQTFRYRSPNSDLLGLLLERASGQRFNDLMREKLWLPLGAVSEASIGVDMEGTARTAGGISVTPRDLARIGELMRQGGVANGRRIVPEAWVRDTTSTGGSAEAWQRGAMLPLFPRGRYRNKWYQTGHENGAYCGIGIHGQWLYIDPRTEVVIAKMSSQPEPVDDALDLELVAFFEALSRMV
- a CDS encoding serine hydrolase domain-containing protein — encoded protein: MDSYRNSDPRPPIMQGSPPAMVPPKLDWDRPPWNRWAFQHIREILPTAEVWRGNGHRHRLERAEVDLDGLPVEGSEGLPSTLAGLLDETYTDGILVLKNGKVAYERYFNGMDERTLHLSQSMAKSVTGSVFGILADRGLIDPAKAVTDYLPELRATGWAGASVQHVLDMTTGVRFSEEYTDRYSDIGQVDVATGWKPVPPGSDPDFRWPSHMFELILGLKDTIRPHGAKFEYRSIETDVLAFIMERVTGKRLAQLVSEELWQKLGADESACFTVDSAGYALADGGFNATLRDYGRFGQMILGNGSGIVPAEWIETTRNGRHGPDFSASLPEGSYRNQFWIEDPSSRALMCRGVFGQMIHIDWNTGMVVVKLSSYPDFNNLAYSMATLKAVHAIAAALS
- a CDS encoding ABC transporter ATP-binding protein; amino-acid sequence: MPEKPDRNAIEVVNVSKIFGSGEGQVAALDTVSVTIRENEFFTLLGPSGCGKTTLLRLIAGFDFPTAGEILLYGQDIAPLPPFKRPVNTVFQSYALFPHMTVADNIGFGLEMLGKPKAEIKARVAEMLKLVKMEALAGRRTSQISGGQQQRVALARALAPQPKVLLLDEPLSALDYKLRKEMQIELKRLQHETGITFIFVTHDQEEALTMSDRIAVMSSGKILQVGSPWDIYDKPAERFVADFIGETNFLTAAITGIGNGRARATLKSGTAIEATIAEGFQPKDNATVVVRPEHAKLTRDKGDLAGTVENIVYFGTDTHIHVQLDSGEAFTVRQQNTRSAGCGFERGDKVGIMIGNDAAQVLRD
- a CDS encoding ABC transporter permease encodes the protein MATAEEVAKAAERRDVRDRWLLSAPALLVILFAATGPLLIVLVYSFLTPGAYGDVKWQFSSDAWTSVLLERDIFDDTLSLAAAHVTIFWRSIKLAVVTTLATLALGFPTAYFMATRSEKTRDLWLFLITIPFWTNLLIRTFAVLQIIRNEGIINTILLKLGIVSAPVQILYTDTAILVGMAYVYLPLMVLPIYASMEKLDFRLVEAGYDLYATRFKVLRKIIFPLVKPGVIAGSILVFIPALGAYVTPSVLGGGKNMMLSNLIELQFGQGRNWPLGSALSITVMIIVMVALLAYVRNAGKSGVRHG
- a CDS encoding TetR/AcrR family transcriptional regulator, yielding MKRSLSRETRMALEPRKQPRQQRSSKVVDRILDAALVLTREQGTKAPTTLAIARRAGLSVGSVYQYFPNKEAILLDLARRWLSSFPEVIARRIEVVPPTNRDEFRQEVRKLFIDTSTLYRDNATLMPVIEAISGNADLRPIQDEYDEQIIALYAAWLQHVNPALEDEIASRLGVLMMDVGHACRLVGLKRDRKTYDLIEDDVERMWLALVTPYLNLD
- a CDS encoding ABC transporter permease yields the protein MADNFSIKHQPGFTAIAATCFVVLYLPIMVLVIYAFNAASSTSEWGGFSFKWFQSAYQNTQVIDATLRSFQIGSIAAVLSTIFATMAALATTRTASYPGLTFKYAAINQPLMVPEIVTGVALLIFFSRIKIFTGYSGIGYLVAAHTAFCIPFAYLPIRARLENMDLTLERAAADLYATPWKTFRRITLPLLWPGILAGLMLAFVISLDDVVITEFVKSGGQDTLPTYMLGQIRRGITPEINAISTAFLLLSVAIVTLFFFVSRKRD